The following proteins are co-located in the Senegalia massiliensis genome:
- the ortA gene encoding 2-amino-4-oxopentanoate thiolase subunit OrtA, giving the protein MAKKGDWVRIYNIVLKSSERAPQVPDDTKKVPLEMWDKGFLINENAEIGDQVEVETYIGRRIKGQLLEIDPYYTHSYGKSVPELLYIGRQLRGILEGGEDNE; this is encoded by the coding sequence ATGGCAAAAAAAGGTGATTGGGTAAGGATATATAATATAGTCTTAAAATCAAGTGAGAGAGCCCCACAAGTACCTGATGATACAAAAAAAGTACCACTTGAAATGTGGGACAAGGGATTTTTGATAAATGAAAATGCTGAAATAGGAGATCAAGTAGAAGTTGAAACATATATAGGAAGAAGAATAAAAGGACAATTACTAGAAATTGATCCATATTATACTCATAGTTATGGAAAGTCTGTTCCTGAATTACTCTATATTGGAAGGCAATTAAGAGGTATTTTAGAAGGTGGTGAAGATAATGAATAA
- the ord gene encoding 2,4-diaminopentanoate dehydrogenase, with protein sequence MEKIKVIIWGFGAMGSGMAKMLLKKKGVEIVGVCDRNEKRVGKSIFEVLGVENKNHNEVIINSDIESVMSTKPDIALVATDSFTEKTFPKLKQLLENKINVISTAEEMAYPKAQNPELSKKLDEIAKENNVSVLGTGINPGLIMDLLVVCLTGCMTDVEHIEAERVNSLSPFGSAVMEEQGVGITVDEFEKGVKDGTLAGHVGFKESINMIGDAIGWPVEKFEQQMKPIVTNVDRQSPYGFAKAGNVAGVNMTGQGYVDGEVKIDMKHPQQIEPEMEGTHTGDYIRIKGTPEVNMSIKPEVEGGLGTIAMCVNMIPHVINAPSGLKTMIDLPVPRAIMGDIRELIRK encoded by the coding sequence ATGGAAAAAATTAAAGTGATTATATGGGGATTTGGTGCCATGGGAAGTGGAATGGCAAAAATGTTATTAAAGAAAAAAGGTGTCGAAATAGTAGGTGTATGTGATAGAAACGAAAAGAGAGTTGGGAAAAGCATATTTGAAGTGCTAGGTGTTGAAAATAAAAATCATAATGAAGTAATAATTAATTCAGATATTGAATCAGTTATGAGTACAAAACCTGATATAGCTTTAGTTGCTACTGATTCTTTTACAGAGAAAACGTTTCCTAAATTAAAGCAATTATTAGAAAATAAAATTAATGTAATTTCCACTGCTGAAGAGATGGCATATCCTAAAGCTCAAAATCCAGAATTATCTAAAAAGCTAGATGAAATAGCTAAAGAGAATAACGTTTCTGTGTTAGGGACAGGTATTAATCCAGGATTAATAATGGATTTACTAGTAGTGTGTCTTACAGGGTGTATGACAGATGTTGAACACATTGAAGCAGAAAGAGTTAATAGTCTTTCTCCATTTGGTTCAGCTGTAATGGAGGAACAAGGAGTAGGTATAACAGTTGATGAATTTGAAAAAGGTGTTAAGGATGGAACGTTAGCAGGGCATGTAGGATTTAAAGAATCAATTAATATGATAGGCGATGCAATTGGATGGCCTGTTGAAAAATTTGAACAACAAATGAAGCCAATTGTTACTAATGTAGATAGACAATCTCCATATGGATTTGCAAAAGCTGGTAATGTTGCAGGTGTTAATATGACGGGTCAAGGCTATGTTGATGGAGAGGTAAAAATTGATATGAAGCATCCTCAACAAATAGAACCAGAAATGGAAGGAACTCATACTGGGGATTATATAAGAATTAAAGGAACGCCAGAAGTTAATATGTCTATAAAACCAGAAGTTGAAGGTGGACTTGGAACTATAGCCATGTGTGTAAATATGATTCCACATGTTATAAATGCTCCATCAGGTCTTAAGACAATGATAGATTTACCAGTTCCAAGAGCAATAATGGGAGATATAAGAGAATTAATAAGAAAGTAG
- the orr gene encoding ornithine racemase Orr, producing the protein MNYPSLIIDSKKLKENVEVLMKICKKYGINAGGVTKVFSGDIRLSEIFVQGGVSFLADSRIENLIGLEKFNLPKIMLRLPMISEAKKVVRYADISLNSELSTIKELSREGEKQNKVHDIILMVDLGDLREGIFEETEIYEVITEIIRLKGVRLIGLGTNLTCYGGVIPRRDNLCKLAEIKEKIEKEFEVQIEILSGGNSSSLYLLETDDMPDEINQLRLGESLILGRETAFGHQITGTHNDVFELEAEIIELKSKPSIPIGEIGMDAFGRKPSFIDKGNRKRAICAIGKQDIDVEDLFPKDENIAIIGQSSDHLIIDVTDSISMYKTGDIIKFGLNYGGILKLMTSSYVSKNII; encoded by the coding sequence ATGAATTATCCAAGTTTAATAATAGATAGTAAAAAATTAAAAGAGAATGTTGAAGTTCTTATGAAAATTTGTAAAAAATACGGCATAAATGCTGGAGGAGTTACTAAAGTTTTTTCTGGAGATATAAGGTTATCAGAGATATTTGTACAAGGTGGAGTAAGCTTTCTAGCAGATTCTAGGATAGAAAATTTAATAGGTCTTGAAAAGTTTAATTTACCAAAGATAATGTTAAGACTTCCTATGATTTCTGAAGCAAAAAAGGTTGTAAGATATGCTGATATATCTCTTAACTCTGAACTTTCAACCATAAAAGAATTATCTCGTGAAGGAGAAAAACAAAATAAGGTTCATGATATTATTTTAATGGTAGATTTAGGAGATTTAAGAGAAGGTATATTTGAAGAAACAGAGATATATGAGGTAATAACAGAGATAATTAGGTTAAAAGGAGTAAGATTAATTGGATTAGGCACTAATTTGACTTGTTATGGAGGAGTTATACCTAGGAGAGATAATCTTTGTAAATTAGCTGAAATAAAAGAAAAGATAGAAAAAGAATTTGAAGTACAGATTGAAATATTATCTGGTGGAAATTCATCTTCATTATATCTTTTAGAAACAGATGATATGCCTGATGAAATTAATCAGTTAAGATTAGGAGAATCATTAATTTTAGGAAGAGAAACTGCTTTTGGACATCAAATTACTGGAACTCATAATGATGTGTTTGAACTTGAGGCTGAAATAATTGAATTGAAAAGTAAACCTTCAATACCAATAGGTGAAATAGGTATGGATGCTTTTGGCAGAAAACCATCTTTTATAGATAAAGGTAATAGGAAAAGAGCTATATGTGCAATAGGAAAGCAAGATATAGATGTTGAAGATTTATTTCCTAAAGATGAAAATATCGCTATAATTGGTCAAAGTAGTGATCATTTAATTATAGATGTTACTGATAGTATATCAATGTATAAAACAGGTGATATAATAAAATTTGGGCTTAATTATGGTGGCATTTTAAAACTTATGACTTCTAGTTATGTATCTAAAAATATAATTTAA
- the oraE gene encoding D-ornithine 4,5-aminomutase subunit OraE — MNLKPNERLDIKELLKDLDKYRPRRRGWQWRKGTGEKRKIGQFEYYDTAENLDKSQSLPSAHYFNDIDPQPTNVITTEIASGRFEDDIRRMRMAAWHGADHLMVIRTAGQSHFDGLIEGTPQGIGGIPITRKQVRAQRKALDIIEDEVGRPINYHSYVSGVAGPEIAVMFAEEGVNGAHQDPQYNVLYRNINMIRSFVDAANAKKVMAWAGIVQIDGAHNANATAREAWKVMPELMVQHALNSIFSVKAGMKKEDIALSTVPPTAPPAPSMRLDLPYAVALRELFREYKMRAQQNTKYMGSSTREATVTHTLNLLISKLTRAEIQSTITPDEGRNVPWHIYNIEGTDTAKQALVGMDGLMEMIELKRDKGELADKVRELKERAILFMEEILEVGGYFKAVEEGFFVDSGEYPERNGDGIARKMDGGIGRGTIFERDEDYMAPVTAFFGYNNIEQYNEDAKDDPSKLIDGDTFKDPDKIIYIDELDENDNVNLRLAETEELRESSKIKPEMEWKGDGIVQTTLFLPVDERTAEFAAIEVGKKMGLLDVEMIHKEVMQQAEGTRVEIKGRVPFAIDLDELVIPPKPQVMTEDEIREEINNNPMTIVAGTVGEDEHSVGLREIIDIKHGGIEKYGIDVHYLGTSVPVEKLVDAAIELNADAILASTIISHDDVHYKNMKNIHDLAIEKGIRDKLVILAGGTQVTPEIAEKNGMDAGFGRGTKGIHVATALVKERRKKNEN; from the coding sequence ATGAATCTTAAACCAAATGAAAGATTAGATATAAAAGAATTACTAAAAGATTTAGATAAATATAGGCCACGAAGAAGAGGATGGCAGTGGAGAAAAGGAACTGGAGAAAAAAGAAAAATAGGACAATTTGAATATTATGATACAGCAGAAAATCTAGATAAGAGTCAATCTTTACCATCTGCTCATTATTTTAATGATATAGATCCACAACCTACAAATGTAATTACTACAGAAATAGCTTCTGGTAGATTTGAAGATGATATTAGAAGAATGCGTATGGCAGCGTGGCATGGTGCAGATCACTTAATGGTAATTAGAACTGCAGGACAAAGTCATTTTGATGGCTTAATTGAAGGAACACCACAAGGTATAGGCGGAATACCAATTACTAGAAAACAAGTTAGAGCACAAAGAAAAGCTTTAGATATAATAGAAGATGAAGTTGGAAGACCAATAAACTACCATTCTTATGTAAGTGGTGTAGCAGGACCTGAAATAGCAGTTATGTTTGCAGAAGAAGGTGTAAATGGTGCCCATCAGGATCCACAATACAATGTTCTTTATAGAAATATAAATATGATTAGATCATTTGTAGATGCTGCAAATGCAAAAAAAGTAATGGCGTGGGCTGGAATAGTTCAAATAGATGGAGCTCATAATGCAAATGCTACTGCAAGAGAAGCATGGAAAGTTATGCCAGAACTAATGGTTCAACATGCATTAAATTCAATTTTTTCTGTGAAAGCAGGAATGAAAAAAGAAGATATTGCATTATCAACAGTTCCTCCAACTGCTCCACCAGCGCCAAGTATGAGGCTTGACTTACCATATGCTGTTGCGTTAAGAGAGTTATTTAGAGAATATAAGATGAGAGCTCAACAAAACACAAAATATATGGGATCTTCTACAAGAGAGGCAACTGTAACTCATACTTTAAATTTATTAATATCAAAATTAACACGTGCTGAGATACAATCTACAATTACTCCTGATGAGGGCAGAAATGTACCGTGGCACATATATAATATAGAAGGAACAGATACAGCAAAACAAGCTCTTGTAGGTATGGATGGCTTGATGGAGATGATAGAGCTTAAAAGAGATAAAGGTGAATTGGCTGATAAAGTAAGGGAATTAAAAGAAAGAGCTATATTATTTATGGAAGAAATATTAGAAGTAGGTGGATATTTTAAAGCTGTAGAAGAAGGTTTCTTTGTAGATTCTGGAGAATATCCTGAAAGAAATGGAGATGGAATTGCAAGAAAAATGGATGGAGGAATCGGAAGAGGTACTATATTTGAGAGAGATGAAGATTATATGGCACCAGTAACTGCATTCTTTGGGTATAATAATATAGAGCAGTATAATGAAGATGCAAAAGATGATCCTTCAAAATTAATTGATGGAGATACATTTAAAGATCCTGATAAAATAATCTATATAGATGAACTAGATGAAAATGATAATGTTAATTTAAGACTTGCTGAAACAGAAGAATTAAGAGAGTCATCTAAAATTAAACCAGAGATGGAATGGAAAGGTGATGGAATAGTACAAACTACTTTATTTTTACCTGTAGATGAAAGAACTGCTGAATTTGCAGCTATAGAAGTAGGGAAAAAGATGGGCTTACTTGATGTTGAAATGATTCATAAAGAAGTTATGCAACAAGCAGAAGGTACAAGAGTAGAAATAAAAGGTAGAGTGCCATTTGCTATTGATTTAGATGAATTAGTAATCCCTCCAAAGCCTCAGGTTATGACTGAAGATGAAATAAGGGAAGAAATCAACAATAACCCAATGACAATAGTTGCAGGTACAGTTGGTGAAGATGAACACTCTGTAGGACTTAGAGAAATCATTGACATAAAACATGGTGGAATAGAAAAATATGGAATAGATGTACACTATCTTGGAACTTCAGTTCCTGTAGAAAAACTTGTAGATGCAGCTATAGAATTAAATGCAGATGCAATACTTGCTTCTACAATTATTAGTCATGATGATGTTCATTATAAAAACATGAAAAATATTCATGATTTAGCAATAGAAAAAGGTATACGTGATAAATTAGTAATACTTGCAGGAGGTACACAAGTAACACCAGAAATTGCTGAAAAGAATGGAATGGATGCAGGTTTTGGTAGAGGTACTAAAGGAATTCATGTAGCTACAGCCTTAGTAAAAGAGAGAAGGAAAAAAAATGAAAATTAA
- the ortB gene encoding 2-amino-4-oxopentanoate thiolase subunit OrtB: protein MNKDMSYKSVMERKNEIMKKAVGIDYEAFETKGIRFDYNDMMHKTGYDLSEIQRTQKETGIGNTPLLELKNITKLARKFAPEGKGARIFIKDEASNPSGSYKARRAATSVYHAKKNGYKGVIAATSGNYGAAVASQAAMLGLKCIIVQECYDSRGVGQPEIVEKARKCEAYGAEVLQLTVGPELFYTFLKLLEETGYFNASLYTPFGIAGVETLGYEIAMQFRELEGRDPDVVVATNAGGGNLTGTARGLIKAGADNVEIIGASVNLKGLHMASDTQFNKKSFTTGHTGFGIPFATWPDRSDVPRSAARPLRYMDRYVTVNQGEVFYITEALAQVEGLERGPAGNTSLAAAFSIAQELDEDKIIVVQETEYTGAGKHIQPQLSFAKDNGVDIKIGDPKDEVAGENIILPKDPSFIKVDDLDLEKIKKSYIKNCLKNNEDIEITEKDIEFLAEDTKSSKEFVISMIEKLKDN from the coding sequence ATGAATAAAGATATGAGCTATAAATCAGTAATGGAAAGAAAAAATGAAATAATGAAAAAAGCTGTAGGGATAGATTACGAAGCTTTTGAAACTAAAGGAATACGTTTCGATTACAATGATATGATGCATAAAACTGGATATGACTTATCTGAAATTCAGAGAACACAAAAAGAAACAGGAATTGGAAATACACCACTTTTAGAATTAAAAAATATCACTAAACTTGCAAGAAAATTTGCACCTGAAGGAAAAGGGGCTAGAATATTTATAAAAGATGAAGCTTCAAATCCATCAGGTAGTTATAAAGCAAGACGAGCAGCTACTAGTGTATATCATGCTAAGAAAAATGGCTATAAAGGTGTTATAGCAGCAACAAGTGGTAATTATGGTGCAGCTGTTGCAAGTCAAGCAGCTATGCTTGGACTTAAATGTATAATAGTTCAAGAGTGTTATGATTCTAGGGGAGTAGGTCAGCCAGAGATAGTAGAAAAGGCTAGGAAATGTGAAGCATATGGAGCAGAAGTATTACAATTAACTGTAGGTCCAGAATTGTTCTATACATTCTTAAAATTGCTTGAAGAAACAGGATATTTTAATGCTTCATTATATACACCATTTGGTATAGCCGGTGTAGAAACATTAGGGTATGAAATTGCTATGCAATTTAGGGAATTAGAAGGAAGAGATCCTGATGTTGTAGTTGCAACAAATGCAGGAGGCGGAAATCTTACAGGAACAGCAAGAGGACTTATAAAAGCAGGAGCTGATAATGTTGAAATTATAGGGGCAAGTGTAAATTTAAAAGGTCTTCACATGGCTAGTGATACACAATTTAATAAAAAATCATTCACTACAGGACATACAGGATTTGGTATTCCATTTGCAACATGGCCTGATAGATCTGATGTACCTCGTTCTGCTGCAAGACCTTTAAGATATATGGATAGATATGTAACAGTTAATCAAGGAGAAGTATTCTATATTACAGAAGCATTAGCTCAAGTTGAGGGTCTTGAAAGAGGACCAGCTGGAAATACCTCTTTAGCTGCAGCATTTTCTATAGCACAAGAATTAGATGAAGATAAAATTATAGTAGTACAAGAAACTGAATATACAGGAGCAGGAAAACATATTCAGCCTCAACTATCTTTTGCAAAGGATAATGGAGTAGATATAAAAATAGGTGATCCTAAGGATGAAGTCGCAGGTGAAAATATAATCTTACCAAAGGATCCAAGCTTTATAAAAGTTGATGATTTGGACTTAGAAAAAATTAAAAAGTCTTATATCAAAAATTGCTTAAAAAATAATGAAGATATTGAAATTACAGAAAAAGATATAGAGTTTTTAGCTGAAGATACAAAGTCAAGTAAAGAATTTGTAATAAGTATGATTGAAAAATTAAAAGATAACTAA
- a CDS encoding sigma 54-interacting transcriptional regulator, giving the protein MDLNYIILKNILEYLDEGIHVIDIEGKTILYNKSMEKIEGIEPENILGKQLLELFPSLDEKTSTLLTVIKNGRPIVNRSQTYLNYKGKKISSVNTTIPLFNDNDLIGAVEIGKDITKIKKLSEELIELRNKLSNREKLKSEDKIKKYTFDHIIGKSESIKKAIRIAKKASNSSSSVLIYGETGTGKELFSQSIHYSGIRSNKPFIAQNCAALPEQLLEGLLFGTVKGGFTGAIDRPGLFEQANGGTLLLDEIDSMGLILQSKLLRVLQEGYIRRVGGLNDIPIDVKIIATTNQTPLESIKSGNLRKDLYFRLNVIYIDIPPLKKRIGDLKLLINEFIKKFNFKLEKDVWMISREVMDLFNNYSWPGNIRELENMIEGAMNFVENDEHVLHIEHFPDYISDFKNIRKRESKNDFDIEIKNSLQKTINDIEKKIIERELTQNNHNISQTARNLNIKRQTLQHKIKRYNLK; this is encoded by the coding sequence GTGGATCTAAATTATATAATTTTGAAAAATATTTTAGAGTATTTAGATGAAGGTATTCATGTTATAGATATTGAAGGTAAAACTATATTATATAATAAATCTATGGAAAAAATAGAAGGAATTGAGCCTGAGAATATTCTTGGAAAACAATTATTAGAGTTATTTCCTTCTTTAGATGAAAAAACTAGTACTTTACTTACCGTTATAAAAAACGGGAGGCCAATTGTAAATAGGAGTCAGACATATTTAAATTATAAAGGTAAAAAAATATCTTCTGTTAATACAACAATTCCCTTATTTAATGATAATGATTTAATAGGAGCAGTAGAAATTGGAAAAGATATAACTAAGATAAAGAAGTTATCAGAAGAATTGATTGAACTAAGAAATAAGTTATCTAACAGAGAAAAATTAAAATCTGAAGATAAAATAAAAAAATATACATTTGATCATATTATAGGTAAATCAGAATCTATTAAAAAGGCTATAAGAATAGCAAAAAAAGCATCAAACTCATCTTCTAGTGTTTTAATATATGGTGAAACTGGAACTGGAAAAGAATTATTTTCTCAGAGTATTCATTATTCTGGGATAAGAAGCAATAAACCTTTTATTGCCCAGAATTGTGCAGCACTTCCAGAACAACTTTTAGAAGGCTTATTATTTGGAACAGTAAAAGGTGGTTTTACAGGTGCAATTGATAGACCAGGGCTTTTTGAACAAGCAAATGGAGGGACTCTTCTTCTTGATGAGATCGACTCTATGGGACTGATATTACAATCTAAATTATTAAGAGTATTACAGGAAGGTTATATTAGAAGAGTTGGAGGACTTAATGATATACCCATTGATGTTAAAATTATTGCTACAACTAACCAAACACCTTTAGAATCAATAAAGAGTGGGAATTTAAGAAAAGATTTATATTTTAGATTAAATGTAATATATATTGATATCCCTCCATTAAAAAAAAGAATTGGAGACTTAAAATTATTAATAAATGAATTCATAAAAAAATTTAATTTTAAACTAGAGAAAGATGTATGGATGATATCCCGGGAAGTTATGGACTTGTTTAATAATTATAGTTGGCCTGGGAATATAAGGGAATTAGAAAATATGATTGAAGGTGCAATGAATTTTGTGGAAAATGATGAACATGTACTTCATATTGAACATTTTCCTGATTATATAAGTGATTTTAAAAATATCAGGAAGAGAGAGTCTAAAAATGATTTTGATATAGAAATAAAAAATTCTCTGCAAAAGACAATTAATGATATTGAGAAAAAAATAATAGAAAGAGAATTAACTCAAAATAATCATAATATATCTCAAACAGCAAGAAATTTAAATATTAAAAGACAAACATTACAACATAAAATAAAAAGATATAACCTAAAATAA
- a CDS encoding GlmL-related ornithine degradation protein: MKINVLVAEIGSTTTVINAFNGIFSSQPKFIGQGQAATTVDEGDVNIGLNNAIENLKGNLNIETIEYDKLVATSSAAGGLRMTVHGLVYDMTVRAAKEAALGAGANIHQVTAGKIRRTDINKLKEIKPNIILIAGGVDYGERDTSIYNAEKIADLKFDVPVIYAGNIENQEEIKLIFEDYPGKLYIVENVYPKIDKLNIEPTRKVIQDVFEEHIIHAPGMKKVKEMVNGHIMPTPGAVMTASKLLKEDIGDLITLDVGGATTDLHSVTEGSEEVNRILISPEPLAKRTVEGDLGVYVNMKNIVDRIGKDTLSNKLSISTEELDDLIENHKPIPTKDLEKKFVEELTKEAVITSVKRHAGKFRALYGASGKKTVAEGKDLTNIKYIIGTGGALTRLPNRVEIMKSIAKSNKGDDLFPTSEASVLVDNNYIMASLGVLSTEYSEAALKLLKQSLEI; the protein is encoded by the coding sequence ATGAAAATTAATGTTTTAGTTGCTGAAATAGGAAGTACTACTACAGTGATAAATGCATTTAATGGAATATTCAGCTCCCAGCCCAAATTTATTGGGCAGGGGCAAGCTGCAACAACAGTGGATGAAGGTGATGTAAATATTGGTCTTAATAATGCAATTGAAAATTTAAAAGGAAATTTAAATATAGAGACCATAGAATATGATAAATTAGTTGCAACTAGCTCAGCAGCTGGAGGACTTCGTATGACAGTTCATGGACTTGTATATGATATGACTGTAAGAGCTGCAAAAGAAGCGGCACTTGGAGCTGGAGCAAATATTCATCAAGTAACTGCTGGAAAGATTAGAAGAACAGATATAAATAAATTAAAAGAAATAAAACCTAATATAATATTAATTGCAGGCGGAGTAGATTATGGAGAACGTGATACTTCAATATATAATGCTGAAAAGATTGCAGATTTAAAATTTGATGTTCCTGTTATATATGCTGGGAACATAGAAAATCAAGAAGAAATAAAATTAATATTTGAAGATTATCCTGGTAAATTATATATTGTAGAAAATGTTTATCCGAAAATTGACAAATTAAACATTGAACCTACAAGGAAAGTAATTCAAGATGTATTTGAAGAGCATATTATTCATGCACCAGGAATGAAAAAAGTAAAAGAAATGGTAAATGGTCACATAATGCCAACACCTGGAGCAGTAATGACCGCTTCTAAACTTTTAAAAGAAGATATAGGAGATCTTATTACACTAGATGTTGGAGGAGCAACTACTGACTTGCATTCTGTTACAGAAGGTAGTGAAGAGGTAAATAGAATTTTAATTAGTCCTGAGCCTTTAGCTAAAAGAACAGTAGAAGGTGATTTAGGTGTATATGTAAATATGAAAAATATTGTAGATAGAATAGGTAAAGATACTTTATCTAACAAGCTCTCAATATCTACTGAAGAATTAGATGACTTAATTGAAAACCATAAACCTATACCTACTAAGGACTTAGAGAAAAAGTTTGTAGAAGAACTTACAAAAGAAGCAGTTATTACTTCAGTAAAAAGACATGCTGGTAAATTTAGAGCTCTATATGGTGCATCTGGCAAAAAAACTGTTGCTGAAGGTAAAGACTTAACTAATATAAAATATATTATTGGTACTGGTGGTGCTTTAACAAGACTTCCTAATAGAGTTGAAATAATGAAATCTATAGCTAAAAGTAATAAAGGGGATGATTTATTCCCAACTAGTGAGGCTTCAGTTTTGGTTGACAATAATTATATTATGGCATCTTTAGGAGTGCTATCTACTGAATATAGTGAAGCTGCACTTAAACTTTTAAAACAGAGTTTAGAAATTTAG
- a CDS encoding ornithine aminomutase subunit alpha, producing MKREDDFKQRRKHLENLSEKELENKFWELAEKIMDPIVELAEKNTTPSIERSVIMRMGFSSIESKAIVEGVMDRGLMGKGAGNVIYKLSKDQDLGIRETGLKLLDGELWDRAIEVFNGGESHES from the coding sequence ATGAAAAGAGAAGATGATTTCAAACAAAGAAGAAAGCATTTAGAAAATTTATCTGAAAAAGAATTAGAAAATAAATTTTGGGAGTTAGCAGAAAAAATAATGGATCCAATAGTAGAATTAGCAGAAAAAAATACTACTCCATCAATAGAGAGATCGGTAATAATGAGAATGGGGTTTTCTAGTATAGAGTCAAAGGCAATAGTTGAAGGAGTAATGGATAGAGGTCTTATGGGAAAAGGAGCAGGAAATGTAATATATAAGCTATCAAAAGATCAGGATTTAGGTATAAGGGAAACAGGTCTTAAGTTATTAGATGGTGAATTATGGGATAGAGCAATAGAAGTATTCAACGGAGGTGAAAGTCATGAATCTTAA